Proteins encoded together in one Vitis vinifera cultivar Pinot Noir 40024 chromosome 4, ASM3070453v1 window:
- the LOC100244517 gene encoding auxilin-like protein 1 isoform X3 — MEKFSHSRNQTSSALSKKICNGNGFSDRSAYDDVFGGPPKFGVPTISPRVEDYTEIFGSFHASRASSIPVLDLPAVDEADVFFDVQEVDYSDIFGGFRGLDFAVSYDELLGQSKDGDDSSEEAWTPAETGSLSEESDYSGKNESMSYGDAHQSFDDGTAGGSSPGSSPPFFDVEVDASSSAAASAAAMKEAMEKAQAKLKNAKEIMERRKEGLQSRTKLGSRNDTKHKEGKLSSISNSLKDEKVQGSCETPKDFVREASQKEMKTTQVLSDSREGEAFLNVAKKSAEGRHGKESWSSQESYKTEGTGKWKEATEFYELVRGDKFRKEQANNEKVLVKNKKVIESRQKEKRAAIESFEQQEESDKKTNAAQEAHGWEENEAKEACRHEEHEKVEVAHVLCGWKENEKTWRVGMEHEEAEHKLNVADEWEEHDILIEIQQKQNEVEVKEAMKQENERKLKEAKERTGNERKLKKARENEKSEKRLKEALEQEETEKKLKAENEKRLEALKWQENEKKKKEAREREENERRLKVALDWEENEKKQKEACEREENEKRLKQAIEQEENEKRLKEALKQEQILKKQKEACEREENDKRLKEALEHEENEKKQKAHEKRLKEACEREEIEKKLKDAREREEIEKRRKDVHRQAEDKRRLNKTHERKESEKRLEEMPEWEETDKRLKEATKLEESEKRPGDSGDVEELKGLKKAHDQIVNENEKKLKSCQGTYAQMEENNFKATDEACKLHENKNIQAAQVAPKYEVNSLEANQEALGQEEKLKIAAESQGIHKDFKAVEMENILVEEIFEASGMADGDAEQEKNKIRMDNSTGSVLLDENVKKSLEAGIGIGIGQAHLEKNLRAAQMASNPEDLKKNFTSEWGEGEKSMKQTSVSFEPEDSKDKFRPSQVLKEWVENGKKVEAAQTATLEGKGNIQKTAQQVSNGQSTEKKEKNINETPTLEEREREERMKRERELEKDRLRKLEEEREREREREKDRMAVDRATREARDRAYVEARERAERAAVEKATAEARQRALTEARERLEKACAEAREKTLSDKTSIEARLRAERAAVERATAEARERAFEKAMAEKAVSDARERMERSVSDKFSASSRNSGLRQSSSSSDLQDLQSQSTGSSSGSRYPYSSVYGASYNTEKSEGVEGESAQRCKARLERYRRTADRAAKALAEKNKRDLLAQREQAERNRLAETLDADVKRWSSGKEGNLRALLSTLQYILGPDSGWQPIPLTDVITAVAVKKAYRKATLCVHPDKLQQRGASIQQKYICEKVFDLLKEAWNKFNSEER, encoded by the exons atggaaaaattCTCCCATTCCAGAAACCAAACATCCTCAGCTCTTTCTAAGAAAATCTGCAATGGCAATGGCTTCAGCGACAGGTCTGCCTACGATGACGTTTTCGGCGGTCCACCCAAGTTCGGGGTCCCGACTATCTCGCCTCGTGTGGAGGACTACACTGAGATTTTCGGAAGCTTTCATGCCTCACGCGCTTCCTCTATCCCGGTTTTGGATCTTCCCGCTGTTGACGAGGCCGATGTTTTCTTTGATGTTCAGGAGGTCGATTACTCGGATATTTTTGGCGGTTTCCGGGGTCTAGATTTTGCCGTTTCGTATGACGAGTTGCTTGGGCAGTCTAAGGATGGGGATGATTCGTCCGAGGAAGCTTG GACTCCAGCTGAAACTGGATCTCTGTCAGAAGAGTCAGATTATTCTGGGAAAAATGAATCCATGTCATATGGAGATGCTCACCAATCATTTGATGATG GGACTGCAGGTGGCAGTTCACCAGGAAGTTCTCCGCCTTTCTTTGATGTGGAGGTAGATGCCAGTTCATCCGCTGCGGCCTCTGCTGCGGCTATGAAAGAAGCAATGGAGAAAGCACAAGCAAAACtcaaaaatgcaaaagaaataaTGGAGAGGAGGAAAGAGGGTCTTCAGAGCCGAACAAAGCTGGGTTCCAGAAATGATACAAAACACAAGGAGGGAAAGTTGAGTAGCATATCCAACAGTTTGAAAGATGAGAAAGTGCAGGGATCGTGTGAAACTCCGAAAGATTTTGTCAGAGAAGCAAgccaaaaagaaatgaagacaACCCAGGTGCTTTCAGATTCTCGAGAAGGGGAAGCATTTTTAAATGTGGCTAAAAAATCTGCAGAGGGAAGGCATGGGAAGGAATCTTGGTCATCTCAAGAGTCTTATAAAACTGAAGGAActggaaaatggaaagaagcaacAGAGTTTTATGAACTTGTAAGAGGAGATAAATTTAGAAAGGAGCAGGCAAACAATGAAAAAGTTTTGGTGAAAAATAAGAAGGTCATTGAAAGTAGGCAGAAGGAGAAAAGGGCAGCCATTGAATCATTTGAGCAGCAAGAAGAAAGTGATAAGAAAACAAATGCAGCCCAAGAGGCTCATGGATGGGAGGAAAATGAAGCTAAAGAGGCATGCAGGCATGAAGAACATGAGAAAGTTGAAGTGGCCCATGTGTTATGTGGGtggaaagagaatgagaaaacatGGAGAGTGGGCATGGAGCATGAAGAAGCTGAGCACAAACTAAATGTAGCTGATGAATGGGAAGAACATGATATCTTGATAGAGATACAGCAGAAACAAAATGAGGTGGAAGTTAAGGAAGCTATGAAGCAGGAGAATGAAAGGAAACTGAAAGAGGCTAAGGAAAGAACAGGGAATGAGAGAAAACTCAAGAAGGCTCGCgaaaatgaaaaaagtgaaaagagaCTAAAAGAGGCTTTGGAGCAGGAAGAAACTGAGAAAAAACTAAAAgctgaaaatgaaaaaagactAGAGGCTCTTAAATggcaagaaaatgagaagaaaaagaaagaggctcgtgaaagagaagaaaatgagaggAGATTGAAAGTGGCTCTTGACTGGgaagagaatgagaagaagCAGAAAGAGGCTtgtgaaagagaagaaaatgagaagagaCTAAAACAGGCTATTGAGCAGGAGGAAAATGAGAAGAGATTAAAAGAGGCTCTCAAACAGGAACAAATTCTGAAGAAACAGAAGGAGGCTtgtgaaagagaagaaaatgataaGAGGTTAAAAGAAGCACTTGAGCATgaggaaaatgagaagaaacaaaaagctcATGAGAAGAGACTGAAAGAAGCTTGTGAAAGAGAAGAGATTGAGAAGAAGCTAAAAGATGCTCGTGAAAGAGAAGAGATCGAGAAAAGGCGAAAGGATGTTCATAGACAAGCTGAAGATAAGAGAAGATTGAACAAGACCCATGAAAGAAAGGAGAGTGAGAAGAGATTAGAAGAGATGCCAGAGTGGgaagaaactgacaaaagattaaAAGAGGCCACAAAGTTGGAAGAAAGCGAGAAGAGGCCTGGAGATTCTGGTGATGTGGAAGAACTGAAGGGGCTAAAGAAAGCTCATGATCAAATTgtcaatgaaaatgaaaagaaactaaaatcttGTCAAGGAACTTATGCACAAATGGAGGAGAATAATTTCAAGGCAACTGATGAGGCATGTAAGCTGCATGAGAACAAAAACATTCAGGCTGCTCAAGTAGCCCCCAAATATGAAGTGAACAGTTTGGAAGCAAATCAAGAGGCCCTTGGACAGGAGGAGAAATTAAAGATTGCTGCTGAATCACAAGGTATTCATAAGGATTTCAAAGCAGTTGAAATGGAAAATATACTGgttgaagaaatatttgaagCATCAGGCATGGCTGATGGTGATGCAGAGCAAGAAAAGAATAAGATCAGAATGGACAATTCCACAGGGTCAGTTCTTTTGGATGAGAATGTGAAAAAATCGCTTGAAGCTGGCATTGGCATTGGCATTGGACAAGCACACTTGGAGAAAAATTTGAGAGCTGCCCAGATGGCCTCCAATCCTGAAGATCTGAAAAAGAATTTCACTTCTGAATGGGGAGAGGGAGAGAAGAGTATGAAGCAGACTTCGGTTTCCTTTGAGCCAGAGGATAGCAAGGATAAATTTAGACCAAGTCAAGTGTTGAAAGAGTGGgttgaaaatggaaagaaagtGGAAGCAGCTCAGACAGCTACATTGGAAGGGAAAGGGAACATCCAGAAAACAGCTCAGCAGGTTAGCAATGGGCAAAGCacagaaaaaaaggaaaagaatattAACGAGACTCCAAcactagaagagagagaaagggaagaACGGatgaagagagaaagagagctgGAAAAGGACCGGCTTAGAAAATTGGAAGAGGAAAGGGAGagggaaagagaaagagaaaaggatAGGATGGCTGTTGACAGAGCAACCCGTGAAGCTCGTGACAGGGCATATGTTGAAGCCCGTGAGAGGGCTGAAAGAGCTGCTGTTGAGAAAGCGACTGCTGAAGCACGACAAAGAGCACTAACAGAAGCCCGAGAAAGGTTAGAGAAGGCATGTGCGGAGGCTAGAGAGAAGACATTATCTGATAAGACTTCTATAGAAGCCAGGCTCAGGGCAGAGCGTGCTGCAGTAGAGAGAGCAACAGCAGAGGCTCGAGAGCGTGCTTTTGAAAAAGCAATGGCTGAGAAAGCTGTCTCTGATGCAAGAGAACGAATGGAAAGATCTGTTTCCGATAAATTTTCTGCTTCTTCAAGAAATAGTGGATTGCGACAGAGCTCTTCATCCTCT GATCTGCAGGATCTGCAGTCTCAAAGCACAGGGTCTTCTAGTGGTTCAAGATATCCATATTCCTCGGTTTATGGTG CTTCCTATAACACTGAAAAATCTGAAGGAGTTGAAGGCGAATCAGCCCAAAGATGCAAAGCTAGATTAGAGAGATATCGGAGGACAGCTGACCGCGcg GCTAAAGCTCTTGCAGAGAAGAATAAACGTGATCTTCTTGCTCAAAGAGAGCAAGCAGAGagaaat AGGTTAGCAGAAACTTTGGATGCTGATGTCAAGAGATGGTCAAGTGGAAAAGAAGGGAACCTGCGTGCATTGCTTTCAACATTGCAATAT ATCCTAGGACCTGATAGTGGTTGGCAACCAATTCCATTAACGGATGTTATAACTGCTGTTGCTGTAAAGAAAGCTTATAGAAAAGCCACTCTTTGTGTTCATCCTGACAAATTACAACAAAGGGGTGCAAGCATTCAACAGAAGTACATATGTGAAAAGGTTTTTGATCTTCTAAAG GAAGCTTGGAACAAATTCAACTCAGAAGAGCGGTGA
- the LOC100244517 gene encoding auxilin-like protein 1 isoform X1 — protein MEKFSHSRNQTSSALSKKICNGNGFSDRSAYDDVFGGPPKFGVPTISPRVEDYTEIFGSFHASRASSIPVLDLPAVDEADVFFDVQEVDYSDIFGGFRGLDFAVSYDELLGQSKDGDDSSEEAWTPAETGSLSEESDYSGKNESMSYGDAHQSFDDGKDFNISFHKANQRSKGDMSNGAHVTQLDAVPGYTVVVDGTPLQKTNYENPPLWVTGDISLSRSFGGGKIEEKHLWKTMSYPQNSNDGMHTFEIEPQVGYGENGSHSSETFITVSEISLRTQPSPVPPPLRPPPIVDVKKGDSSRSASQLKANKNYAFEGTAGGSSPGSSPPFFDVEVDASSSAAASAAAMKEAMEKAQAKLKNAKEIMERRKEGLQSRTKLGSRNDTKHKEGKLSSISNSLKDEKVQGSCETPKDFVREASQKEMKTTQVLSDSREGEAFLNVAKKSAEGRHGKESWSSQESYKTEGTGKWKEATEFYELVRGDKFRKEQANNEKVLVKNKKVIESRQKEKRAAIESFEQQEESDKKTNAAQEAHGWEENEAKEACRHEEHEKVEVAHVLCGWKENEKTWRVGMEHEEAEHKLNVADEWEEHDILIEIQQKQNEVEVKEAMKQENERKLKEAKERTGNERKLKKARENEKSEKRLKEALEQEETEKKLKAENEKRLEALKWQENEKKKKEAREREENERRLKVALDWEENEKKQKEACEREENEKRLKQAIEQEENEKRLKEALKQEQILKKQKEACEREENDKRLKEALEHEENEKKQKAHEKRLKEACEREEIEKKLKDAREREEIEKRRKDVHRQAEDKRRLNKTHERKESEKRLEEMPEWEETDKRLKEATKLEESEKRPGDSGDVEELKGLKKAHDQIVNENEKKLKSCQGTYAQMEENNFKATDEACKLHENKNIQAAQVAPKYEVNSLEANQEALGQEEKLKIAAESQGIHKDFKAVEMENILVEEIFEASGMADGDAEQEKNKIRMDNSTGSVLLDENVKKSLEAGIGIGIGQAHLEKNLRAAQMASNPEDLKKNFTSEWGEGEKSMKQTSVSFEPEDSKDKFRPSQVLKEWVENGKKVEAAQTATLEGKGNIQKTAQQVSNGQSTEKKEKNINETPTLEEREREERMKRERELEKDRLRKLEEEREREREREKDRMAVDRATREARDRAYVEARERAERAAVEKATAEARQRALTEARERLEKACAEAREKTLSDKTSIEARLRAERAAVERATAEARERAFEKAMAEKAVSDARERMERSVSDKFSASSRNSGLRQSSSSSDLQDLQSQSTGSSSGSRYPYSSVYGASYNTEKSEGVEGESAQRCKARLERYRRTADRAAKALAEKNKRDLLAQREQAERNRLAETLDADVKRWSSGKEGNLRALLSTLQYILGPDSGWQPIPLTDVITAVAVKKAYRKATLCVHPDKLQQRGASIQQKYICEKVFDLLKEAWNKFNSEER, from the exons atggaaaaattCTCCCATTCCAGAAACCAAACATCCTCAGCTCTTTCTAAGAAAATCTGCAATGGCAATGGCTTCAGCGACAGGTCTGCCTACGATGACGTTTTCGGCGGTCCACCCAAGTTCGGGGTCCCGACTATCTCGCCTCGTGTGGAGGACTACACTGAGATTTTCGGAAGCTTTCATGCCTCACGCGCTTCCTCTATCCCGGTTTTGGATCTTCCCGCTGTTGACGAGGCCGATGTTTTCTTTGATGTTCAGGAGGTCGATTACTCGGATATTTTTGGCGGTTTCCGGGGTCTAGATTTTGCCGTTTCGTATGACGAGTTGCTTGGGCAGTCTAAGGATGGGGATGATTCGTCCGAGGAAGCTTG GACTCCAGCTGAAACTGGATCTCTGTCAGAAGAGTCAGATTATTCTGGGAAAAATGAATCCATGTCATATGGAGATGCTCACCAATCATTTGATGATGGTAAGGACTTCAACATTTCTTTTCATAAAGCTAATCAAAGAAGCAAAGGAGATATGTCAAATGGGGCTCATGTTACACAACTAGATGCAGTTCCTGGATATACTGTTGTGGTTGATGGAACTCCTTTGCAAAAGACAAATTATGAGAATCCACCCCTGTGGGTAACTGGTGATATCAGTCTCAGTAGGAGTTTTGGTGGGGGGAAAATCGAAGAAAAGCATCTCTGGAAAACCATGTCCTACCCACAAAATAGCAATGATGGCATGCATACATTTGAAATTGAACCTCAAGTAGGATATGGTGAAAATGGTTCTCACTCTAGTGAGACGTTTATAACTGTATCTGAAATCAGCCTTAGAACTCAGCCCTCTCCCGTGCCACCACCCTTGAGACCACCACCTATAGTAGATGTCAAAAAAGGAGATTCCAGTAGATCAGCTTCACAACTTAAAGCTAATAAGAATTATGCTTTCGAAGGGACTGCAGGTGGCAGTTCACCAGGAAGTTCTCCGCCTTTCTTTGATGTGGAGGTAGATGCCAGTTCATCCGCTGCGGCCTCTGCTGCGGCTATGAAAGAAGCAATGGAGAAAGCACAAGCAAAACtcaaaaatgcaaaagaaataaTGGAGAGGAGGAAAGAGGGTCTTCAGAGCCGAACAAAGCTGGGTTCCAGAAATGATACAAAACACAAGGAGGGAAAGTTGAGTAGCATATCCAACAGTTTGAAAGATGAGAAAGTGCAGGGATCGTGTGAAACTCCGAAAGATTTTGTCAGAGAAGCAAgccaaaaagaaatgaagacaACCCAGGTGCTTTCAGATTCTCGAGAAGGGGAAGCATTTTTAAATGTGGCTAAAAAATCTGCAGAGGGAAGGCATGGGAAGGAATCTTGGTCATCTCAAGAGTCTTATAAAACTGAAGGAActggaaaatggaaagaagcaacAGAGTTTTATGAACTTGTAAGAGGAGATAAATTTAGAAAGGAGCAGGCAAACAATGAAAAAGTTTTGGTGAAAAATAAGAAGGTCATTGAAAGTAGGCAGAAGGAGAAAAGGGCAGCCATTGAATCATTTGAGCAGCAAGAAGAAAGTGATAAGAAAACAAATGCAGCCCAAGAGGCTCATGGATGGGAGGAAAATGAAGCTAAAGAGGCATGCAGGCATGAAGAACATGAGAAAGTTGAAGTGGCCCATGTGTTATGTGGGtggaaagagaatgagaaaacatGGAGAGTGGGCATGGAGCATGAAGAAGCTGAGCACAAACTAAATGTAGCTGATGAATGGGAAGAACATGATATCTTGATAGAGATACAGCAGAAACAAAATGAGGTGGAAGTTAAGGAAGCTATGAAGCAGGAGAATGAAAGGAAACTGAAAGAGGCTAAGGAAAGAACAGGGAATGAGAGAAAACTCAAGAAGGCTCGCgaaaatgaaaaaagtgaaaagagaCTAAAAGAGGCTTTGGAGCAGGAAGAAACTGAGAAAAAACTAAAAgctgaaaatgaaaaaagactAGAGGCTCTTAAATggcaagaaaatgagaagaaaaagaaagaggctcgtgaaagagaagaaaatgagaggAGATTGAAAGTGGCTCTTGACTGGgaagagaatgagaagaagCAGAAAGAGGCTtgtgaaagagaagaaaatgagaagagaCTAAAACAGGCTATTGAGCAGGAGGAAAATGAGAAGAGATTAAAAGAGGCTCTCAAACAGGAACAAATTCTGAAGAAACAGAAGGAGGCTtgtgaaagagaagaaaatgataaGAGGTTAAAAGAAGCACTTGAGCATgaggaaaatgagaagaaacaaaaagctcATGAGAAGAGACTGAAAGAAGCTTGTGAAAGAGAAGAGATTGAGAAGAAGCTAAAAGATGCTCGTGAAAGAGAAGAGATCGAGAAAAGGCGAAAGGATGTTCATAGACAAGCTGAAGATAAGAGAAGATTGAACAAGACCCATGAAAGAAAGGAGAGTGAGAAGAGATTAGAAGAGATGCCAGAGTGGgaagaaactgacaaaagattaaAAGAGGCCACAAAGTTGGAAGAAAGCGAGAAGAGGCCTGGAGATTCTGGTGATGTGGAAGAACTGAAGGGGCTAAAGAAAGCTCATGATCAAATTgtcaatgaaaatgaaaagaaactaaaatcttGTCAAGGAACTTATGCACAAATGGAGGAGAATAATTTCAAGGCAACTGATGAGGCATGTAAGCTGCATGAGAACAAAAACATTCAGGCTGCTCAAGTAGCCCCCAAATATGAAGTGAACAGTTTGGAAGCAAATCAAGAGGCCCTTGGACAGGAGGAGAAATTAAAGATTGCTGCTGAATCACAAGGTATTCATAAGGATTTCAAAGCAGTTGAAATGGAAAATATACTGgttgaagaaatatttgaagCATCAGGCATGGCTGATGGTGATGCAGAGCAAGAAAAGAATAAGATCAGAATGGACAATTCCACAGGGTCAGTTCTTTTGGATGAGAATGTGAAAAAATCGCTTGAAGCTGGCATTGGCATTGGCATTGGACAAGCACACTTGGAGAAAAATTTGAGAGCTGCCCAGATGGCCTCCAATCCTGAAGATCTGAAAAAGAATTTCACTTCTGAATGGGGAGAGGGAGAGAAGAGTATGAAGCAGACTTCGGTTTCCTTTGAGCCAGAGGATAGCAAGGATAAATTTAGACCAAGTCAAGTGTTGAAAGAGTGGgttgaaaatggaaagaaagtGGAAGCAGCTCAGACAGCTACATTGGAAGGGAAAGGGAACATCCAGAAAACAGCTCAGCAGGTTAGCAATGGGCAAAGCacagaaaaaaaggaaaagaatattAACGAGACTCCAAcactagaagagagagaaagggaagaACGGatgaagagagaaagagagctgGAAAAGGACCGGCTTAGAAAATTGGAAGAGGAAAGGGAGagggaaagagaaagagaaaaggatAGGATGGCTGTTGACAGAGCAACCCGTGAAGCTCGTGACAGGGCATATGTTGAAGCCCGTGAGAGGGCTGAAAGAGCTGCTGTTGAGAAAGCGACTGCTGAAGCACGACAAAGAGCACTAACAGAAGCCCGAGAAAGGTTAGAGAAGGCATGTGCGGAGGCTAGAGAGAAGACATTATCTGATAAGACTTCTATAGAAGCCAGGCTCAGGGCAGAGCGTGCTGCAGTAGAGAGAGCAACAGCAGAGGCTCGAGAGCGTGCTTTTGAAAAAGCAATGGCTGAGAAAGCTGTCTCTGATGCAAGAGAACGAATGGAAAGATCTGTTTCCGATAAATTTTCTGCTTCTTCAAGAAATAGTGGATTGCGACAGAGCTCTTCATCCTCT GATCTGCAGGATCTGCAGTCTCAAAGCACAGGGTCTTCTAGTGGTTCAAGATATCCATATTCCTCGGTTTATGGTG CTTCCTATAACACTGAAAAATCTGAAGGAGTTGAAGGCGAATCAGCCCAAAGATGCAAAGCTAGATTAGAGAGATATCGGAGGACAGCTGACCGCGcg GCTAAAGCTCTTGCAGAGAAGAATAAACGTGATCTTCTTGCTCAAAGAGAGCAAGCAGAGagaaat AGGTTAGCAGAAACTTTGGATGCTGATGTCAAGAGATGGTCAAGTGGAAAAGAAGGGAACCTGCGTGCATTGCTTTCAACATTGCAATAT ATCCTAGGACCTGATAGTGGTTGGCAACCAATTCCATTAACGGATGTTATAACTGCTGTTGCTGTAAAGAAAGCTTATAGAAAAGCCACTCTTTGTGTTCATCCTGACAAATTACAACAAAGGGGTGCAAGCATTCAACAGAAGTACATATGTGAAAAGGTTTTTGATCTTCTAAAG GAAGCTTGGAACAAATTCAACTCAGAAGAGCGGTGA